A single window of bacterium DNA harbors:
- a CDS encoding sensor histidine kinase, with the protein MAAPRVSVPIWLTVGLVAITISLTVGWQILVARESAAFTGGFTAIHWFLIILGSLFFIAIITTVILQTVWLVREMRTNQRQQNFIDAVTHELHTPLASLQLYLDTLRQRSIDEEKREEFLGVMSEDLDRLQRTINQILGAARSEVRRVKRKQVDLTQLLAECAADARERYGLEEQAVRLHIPKGAQVRGDVEQLRFAFRNLIDNAIRHAGEETRVDVRVRTFSSRKLEIEVEDQGLGIPASALGRIFLRFQRLSQDAVRNPRGLGLGLYIVRNVMRSHGGNVRAESEGEGLGSRFIVTLPGQLNGRAHPAG; encoded by the coding sequence CGCGCGGGAATCCGCGGCCTTCACGGGCGGTTTCACGGCGATCCACTGGTTTCTGATCATCCTGGGTTCGCTGTTTTTCATCGCGATCATCACGACCGTCATCCTTCAGACCGTGTGGCTGGTTCGCGAGATGCGCACCAACCAACGCCAACAGAACTTCATCGATGCGGTCACGCACGAACTGCATACGCCCCTGGCTTCACTTCAGCTCTACCTGGACACTCTGCGCCAGCGCTCGATCGACGAAGAGAAGCGCGAAGAATTCCTGGGCGTGATGAGCGAAGACCTCGACCGACTCCAACGTACGATCAACCAGATCCTGGGTGCGGCGCGTTCCGAAGTGCGACGCGTGAAGCGCAAGCAGGTCGACCTGACGCAACTCCTGGCTGAGTGCGCGGCCGACGCGCGCGAGCGCTACGGACTCGAAGAACAAGCCGTGCGTCTACATATTCCCAAAGGTGCGCAGGTGCGCGGAGACGTCGAGCAGTTGCGTTTCGCATTCCGAAACCTGATCGACAACGCGATCCGCCACGCGGGCGAGGAAACGCGTGTCGATGTGCGCGTGCGCACGTTTTCTTCGCGCAAGCTCGAGATCGAAGTCGAAGACCAGGGACTCGGGATCCCCGCCTCAGCGCTCGGTCGCATCTTTTTGCGCTTCCAGCGACTCTCGCAGGATGCGGTGCGCAATCCGCGCGGCCTGGGACTCGGTCTGTACATCGTGCGCAACGTGATGCGCTCGCACGGCGGCAATGTGCGCGCCGAAAGTGAGGGCGAAGGCCTGGGCAGCCGCTTCATCGTCACCTTGCCAGGACAGTTGAATGGACGCGCGCATCCTGCTGGTTGA
- a CDS encoding prenyltransferase: MASSLENWGEILKTQNLSSERQMDPVSKWLLITRASVFPMTFISGAIGGLLAVSSGTGDASFFYFSVALIGIVLAHAANNMINDYFDLEQGVDSEDYVRGQYAPHPVLSGLLSKKGLLLAIAVVNLLDLAIMLYLYSARGWPIVVFSLAGLFISVFYVAPPLKLKHRGLGEPGVAIVWGPLMIGGTYFATVGEFPLWVLLASLPYSLLVMAVLLGKHVDKFDADKAKGIHTLPVVLGKQKALAWTRGLMIAFFVLTTGLVLLGVFGVWGLVVLLGIPKLREVLETFSKPRPDSPPEDYPIWPLWYVAWAFLLTRTAGGLFVAGLVINAIWPWYLF; the protein is encoded by the coding sequence ATGGCTTCGTCGCTGGAGAACTGGGGAGAAATCCTCAAGACCCAAAACCTCAGCTCAGAGCGTCAGATGGACCCGGTCAGCAAGTGGCTGCTGATCACGCGCGCAAGCGTCTTTCCCATGACGTTCATTTCTGGCGCGATCGGTGGACTCCTGGCGGTTTCGAGTGGCACCGGCGATGCCAGCTTCTTCTACTTCAGCGTCGCGCTGATCGGCATCGTCCTGGCCCACGCGGCCAATAATATGATCAACGACTATTTCGACCTGGAGCAGGGGGTCGATTCCGAAGACTACGTGCGCGGCCAGTACGCACCCCATCCGGTCCTCTCGGGCCTTCTCAGCAAGAAGGGTTTGTTGCTGGCCATAGCGGTCGTCAATCTTCTGGATCTCGCCATCATGCTGTACCTGTACAGCGCCCGCGGCTGGCCGATCGTTGTATTCTCGCTCGCCGGTCTGTTCATCAGCGTGTTCTACGTGGCGCCTCCACTCAAGCTCAAGCATCGCGGTCTGGGCGAACCCGGCGTGGCGATCGTCTGGGGACCGCTGATGATCGGCGGTACCTATTTTGCGACCGTCGGCGAGTTTCCTCTCTGGGTTCTGCTCGCGAGCCTTCCCTACTCGTTGCTCGTGATGGCCGTGCTCCTGGGCAAACACGTCGACAAGTTCGATGCGGATAAAGCCAAGGGCATCCACACCCTGCCGGTCGTATTGGGCAAGCAAAAGGCGCTCGCCTGGACACGCGGCCTGATGATCGCGTTTTTCGTGCTCACGACGGGGCTCGTGCTCCTGGGTGTCTTCGGCGTCTGGGGTCTGGTGGTATTGCTCGGCATCCCAAAGCTGCGCGAAGTGCTCGAGACCTTCTCGAAGCCCAGGCCCGACTCGCCGCCCGAGGACTATCCCATCTGGCCACTGTGGTACGTGGCGTGGGCGTTCCTGCTCACGCGCACCGCGGGCGGCCTGTTCGTCGCCGGTCTGGTGATCAACGCAATCTGGCCGTGGTACCTCTTCTAA
- a CDS encoding DEAD/DEAH box helicase: MSDEPIYTPSEEVDELESFDSFSPEIKRGIDELGWVDPMPVQRRATPVMRRGRDIIVQAVTGSGKTGAFGLPILEIIDAELAAAQVLIMAPTRELAQQICSEVTLMGKYCDVEAVPVYGGTAYGPQLDAFERGAQVVVGTPGRLLDHLKSGRLKLNELRALIFDEADELLSLGFWPDMKEINSYVPKQRLCGLFSATMPQRVMSLARVFLDEPEFVSLTEGGVRAPEEIEHLHYIVQANQKEKALLRILKYEDPDSAIIFCNTRDDTRFVTAFLQRNKLDADMIQGEMTQAARESVMKRIKAGDLRLLVATDVAARGIDISDLSHVISYTSPDSPESYVHRTGRTGRAGKSGTAISLVSGLDIGNFRSIMKVNRMTIPERALPSEEDLAERLAQRIQVEVEHSLRDLSDREKRMRMDEHLPVVKHLSATDEGQRDLAAIISAYLEKKHVSAPKEEEVAAQPKQEREPRQARGGQENRARSDSSDGAPRADSDDGEAPRRRRRRRRRPGGPGGSGSGERS, translated from the coding sequence ATGAGCGATGAACCGATCTACACACCGTCCGAAGAGGTCGACGAATTGGAGAGCTTCGACAGCTTTTCACCCGAAATCAAACGCGGTATCGACGAACTGGGCTGGGTCGACCCCATGCCCGTTCAACGTCGGGCCACCCCGGTCATGCGTCGAGGACGCGACATCATCGTGCAGGCGGTGACGGGTAGTGGCAAGACGGGGGCCTTTGGCCTGCCGATCCTCGAGATCATCGACGCCGAACTAGCGGCCGCCCAGGTCCTGATCATGGCGCCCACGCGCGAACTGGCTCAGCAGATCTGCAGCGAAGTCACCCTGATGGGTAAGTACTGCGATGTCGAAGCCGTTCCGGTCTACGGCGGAACTGCCTACGGTCCGCAACTCGACGCTTTCGAACGCGGTGCCCAGGTCGTGGTCGGAACACCGGGGCGCCTGCTCGATCATCTGAAATCGGGCCGTCTCAAGCTCAACGAGTTGCGCGCGCTGATCTTCGACGAAGCCGACGAGCTGCTCTCGCTGGGTTTCTGGCCCGATATGAAGGAGATCAACAGCTACGTACCCAAGCAGCGCCTCTGCGGTCTGTTCTCTGCGACCATGCCGCAGCGTGTGATGTCGCTTGCGCGTGTCTTCCTGGACGAGCCCGAGTTCGTATCGTTGACCGAGGGGGGCGTGCGCGCACCCGAGGAGATCGAGCACCTGCACTACATCGTGCAGGCGAATCAGAAAGAGAAGGCGCTGTTGCGCATCCTGAAGTACGAAGATCCCGACTCCGCGATCATCTTCTGCAATACGCGCGACGACACGCGTTTCGTCACCGCTTTCTTGCAACGCAACAAACTCGACGCCGATATGATCCAGGGTGAGATGACCCAGGCGGCTCGCGAATCCGTCATGAAGCGCATCAAGGCCGGTGATCTGCGTCTGCTGGTGGCGACGGATGTTGCGGCGCGCGGCATCGACATCAGCGATCTCTCACACGTCATTTCGTACACGTCGCCAGACTCGCCCGAAAGCTATGTGCATCGCACCGGTCGAACGGGACGCGCCGGCAAGAGTGGTACGGCCATCTCGCTGGTTTCCGGTCTCGACATCGGGAACTTCCGCTCGATCATGAAGGTCAATCGCATGACCATTCCCGAGCGCGCACTTCCCAGTGAGGAAGACCTGGCGGAGCGCCTGGCGCAACGGATCCAGGTCGAGGTCGAGCACAGTCTGCGGGATCTGTCCGACCGCGAGAAGCGCATGCGCATGGACGAACACCTGCCGGTCGTCAAACACTTGTCGGCCACCGACGAAGGTCAGCGTGACCTGGCGGCAATCATCTCCGCCTATCTGGAGAAGAAACACGTTTCCGCGCCGAAAGAAGAAGAGGTCGCCGCGCAACCGAAACAAGAGCGCGAACCGCGTCAAGCAAGAGGTGGGCAGGAAAACCGCGCCCGAAGCGACTCGAGCGATGGCGCACCGCGAGCCGATTCCGACGATGGCGAAGCTCCGCGGCGGCGCCGACGGCGACGGCGACGACCGGGAGGTCCCGGAGGTTCGGGGTCCGGCGAGCGTTCCTGA
- a CDS encoding response regulator transcription factor translates to MDARILLVEDEEHLARVLTFNLEAEGYQVESFDRGEPALERVGEDPPVDLLLLDIMLPGISGFEVLERLRASENQVPVLMLTARDAEADVVQGLDLGADDYLTKPFSLPVLLARVRTLMRRAARSDDSVGESPFTIGDVTIHPDRFELERHGQRSNLTAKELALISLLWARRGNAVSRGDILQEVWELHRETKTRVVDTFVLRLRKLLEPDPSEPRYLLAVRSFGYKLVE, encoded by the coding sequence ATGGACGCGCGCATCCTGCTGGTTGAAGATGAGGAGCACCTCGCCCGGGTGCTCACCTTCAACCTGGAAGCCGAGGGCTATCAGGTCGAGAGCTTCGACCGGGGCGAACCCGCCCTCGAACGCGTGGGCGAAGACCCGCCCGTCGATCTGCTACTGCTCGATATCATGCTCCCGGGCATCTCGGGCTTCGAAGTGCTCGAGCGCTTGCGCGCCAGCGAAAACCAGGTCCCGGTGCTCATGCTGACGGCGCGCGATGCGGAAGCCGACGTCGTCCAGGGTCTGGATCTGGGCGCCGACGACTATCTGACCAAGCCGTTCTCGCTGCCGGTCCTGCTGGCGCGCGTGCGCACCCTGATGCGCCGGGCCGCCCGCAGCGATGACAGCGTCGGCGAAAGCCCGTTCACGATCGGCGATGTGACGATTCACCCCGATCGCTTCGAACTGGAACGGCACGGACAACGAAGCAATCTGACGGCCAAGGAACTCGCCCTGATCTCCCTGCTCTGGGCCCGCCGCGGCAACGCCGTGAGTCGGGGAGACATCCTTCAGGAAGTCTGGGAACTACACCGGGAAACGAAGACCCGAGTGGTCGACACCTTCGTACTCCGGCTGCGAAAACTCCTGGAACCCGATCCCTCCGAACCCCGCTACCTGCTGGCCGTCCGCTCCTTCGGCTACAAACTGGTGGAGTGA
- a CDS encoding aldo/keto reductase, with amino-acid sequence MKSRRLGKTALTVSEICMGTMTLGSMADEKTSLQILDRADEAGVDFFDTAEIYPVPPDQKHWGRSEEILGKWLEGRRRDSVFVATKAAGPTGGWFRAPVRGGLTGLDRHAIESALEGSLKRLKTDYIDLYQTHWPDPELPLEVTMEALDRLVQSGKVRYVGCSNQNAYGLTKSLWTSDLNGFARYETIQNNFSLLNRRFSDELAAVCRAEQVSLLPYSPIAGGVLSGKYLNGEFPEGARFSRYRDNDARTKAMTARFINPKTLASTERYAKIASDAGMSVAKLAVAWSLAHDFVGSTIIGATHTEQLEDTLSAGDVKLSDEVLLACDQVERQELYPLG; translated from the coding sequence TTGAAGTCTCGACGCCTCGGCAAGACCGCGCTCACGGTTTCTGAAATCTGTATGGGAACCATGACTCTCGGCAGCATGGCCGATGAGAAGACCAGTCTGCAGATTCTGGATCGAGCGGATGAAGCGGGGGTCGATTTCTTCGATACCGCCGAGATCTACCCGGTACCGCCCGATCAGAAGCACTGGGGACGCAGCGAGGAGATCCTGGGCAAGTGGCTCGAGGGTCGCCGGCGCGATTCGGTGTTCGTGGCCACGAAGGCCGCGGGACCGACGGGTGGCTGGTTTCGCGCTCCGGTGCGCGGTGGACTGACCGGGCTGGATCGCCATGCGATCGAGAGCGCGCTCGAAGGCAGTCTGAAACGCCTGAAGACCGATTACATCGATCTCTACCAGACGCACTGGCCCGATCCCGAGCTACCGCTCGAGGTGACGATGGAAGCGTTGGACCGCCTCGTCCAGTCCGGCAAGGTGCGCTACGTGGGCTGTAGCAATCAGAACGCCTATGGATTGACCAAGTCCCTGTGGACCTCCGACCTCAACGGCTTCGCCCGCTACGAGACCATCCAGAACAACTTCAGCCTGCTCAATCGACGCTTCAGCGATGAACTCGCAGCGGTGTGTCGCGCCGAGCAGGTCAGTCTTCTGCCCTACAGCCCGATCGCCGGTGGCGTGCTATCGGGCAAATACCTGAACGGCGAATTCCCCGAGGGCGCGCGTTTCTCGCGCTACCGGGACAACGACGCGCGCACCAAGGCCATGACGGCGCGCTTCATCAATCCCAAGACGCTGGCTTCGACCGAACGCTATGCGAAGATCGCCTCCGATGCCGGAATGTCGGTCGCCAAACTCGCGGTGGCCTGGTCGCTCGCCCACGACTTCGTGGGCTCGACGATCATCGGCGCGACGCATACGGAGCAGCTCGAAGACACGCTTTCTGCGGGCGACGTGAAGCTCTCGGACGAAGTGCTGCTGGCCTGCGATCAGGTCGAACGCCAGGAGCTGTACCCGCTGGGCTGA